In a single window of the Ramlibacter agri genome:
- a CDS encoding ATP-binding response regulator, which translates to MIKYLAKVYRHYEDYHAYGPNRLKVMGILGALGYSAFHFFRYTRPHDTLLVEDVPFRLFGVALFLLMGLRDFWPERLKPYYIRFSYLVLLYCLPFFNVLIGLQRGGGIASISNTFICLCFLVLLTDWRNTVLMVLVGTALASGVYVLTTTNPHIPRDLVAQLPAFAMVVIGGNMFKSSTDRIDAERKLRATQALAGSIAHEMRHPLAQLKHSLEGMQEVLPAPGASRQTARLDPQEVQQLYRHLARGEQAVQRGLQVISMTLDEVSARPLDATTFRYLSAAEVVQQAVEEYSYDSDEARDKVSVSVAEDFTFKGDETAYLFVLFNLIKNALYYLTPYPQTQVSITVADQQVKVRDNGPGIAPDVLKGLFEPFRSIGKSGGTGLGLAYCKRVMRAFGGDIECRSVPGQYTEFMMRFPAIGEKEREEHRLAAVAQARTLLAGKRILIVEDDPVQRMATRQKLGPLALTADLDEAEDGQVALDMLGRRTYHIVLMDLNMPGLDGYTVADKVRNEAGPNQDVRIIAYTSEPSHLARAKALKGGMDGFISKPCAQLPLLAALQQVVQQPRGAARTEPGRLAGRRILLADDSAFNRKAVAAYLRNAAADVIEVEHGQAVLDQLQANDGFDAVVVDLHMPGMDGLEAAHAIRHSGEPWAAVPVVALTAHSDEEAVAAARAAGMDAFLVKPVDSALLYETLVRLVAGTGKALPPPEPPAVAARPVVPEIPEEGLLNVQRLESYRRLGMLEELLTDYLPEMSRLVGALQDAAASQDRQRSLDALHSLLGMSGEAGAQALYQLVRRLYVPLLERDEWPDAPAWLEHLQAVAVRTDAALKAYCATETRSDGA; encoded by the coding sequence ATGATCAAGTACCTGGCGAAGGTCTATCGCCACTACGAGGACTATCACGCCTACGGCCCGAACCGGCTGAAGGTGATGGGCATCCTCGGCGCGCTCGGCTACTCCGCCTTCCACTTCTTCCGCTACACGCGGCCGCACGACACTTTGCTGGTCGAGGACGTCCCGTTCCGCCTGTTCGGCGTCGCGCTGTTCCTGCTGATGGGCCTGCGCGACTTCTGGCCCGAGCGCCTGAAGCCGTACTACATCCGCTTCTCCTACCTGGTGCTGCTGTACTGCCTGCCGTTCTTCAACGTGCTGATCGGGCTGCAGCGCGGCGGCGGCATCGCGTCCATCTCCAACACCTTCATCTGCCTGTGCTTCCTGGTGCTGCTGACCGACTGGCGCAACACCGTGCTGATGGTGCTGGTGGGGACCGCGCTCGCCTCGGGCGTCTACGTGCTGACGACGACCAATCCGCACATTCCGCGCGACCTCGTCGCCCAGTTGCCCGCGTTCGCGATGGTCGTGATCGGCGGCAACATGTTCAAGTCCAGCACGGACCGGATCGATGCCGAACGCAAGCTGCGCGCGACGCAGGCGCTCGCAGGCTCGATCGCGCACGAGATGCGGCATCCGCTCGCGCAGCTGAAGCACAGCCTGGAAGGAATGCAGGAGGTGCTGCCGGCGCCCGGCGCCTCGCGCCAGACGGCGCGGCTGGACCCGCAGGAAGTGCAGCAGCTTTATCGGCACCTGGCCCGCGGCGAACAGGCCGTGCAGCGCGGGCTGCAGGTCATCTCCATGACGCTGGACGAGGTGAGCGCGCGGCCGCTGGACGCCACCACCTTCCGCTACCTGTCGGCCGCCGAAGTGGTGCAGCAAGCCGTGGAGGAATACAGCTACGACAGCGACGAGGCCCGTGACAAGGTGAGCGTGTCGGTGGCCGAGGACTTCACCTTCAAGGGCGACGAGACCGCCTACCTGTTCGTCCTGTTCAACCTGATCAAGAACGCGCTGTACTACCTGACGCCGTATCCGCAGACGCAGGTGTCCATCACCGTGGCCGACCAGCAGGTGAAGGTGCGCGACAACGGCCCGGGCATCGCGCCCGACGTGCTCAAGGGCCTGTTCGAGCCCTTCCGCTCGATCGGCAAGTCCGGCGGCACCGGCCTCGGCCTGGCCTACTGCAAGCGCGTGATGCGCGCCTTCGGCGGCGACATCGAGTGCCGCTCGGTGCCCGGTCAGTACACCGAGTTCATGATGCGCTTCCCGGCCATCGGCGAGAAGGAGCGCGAGGAGCACCGGCTGGCCGCCGTGGCCCAGGCCCGCACCCTGCTGGCCGGCAAGCGCATCCTGATCGTCGAGGACGACCCGGTGCAGCGCATGGCGACGCGCCAGAAGCTGGGGCCGCTCGCCCTGACCGCCGACCTCGACGAGGCGGAGGACGGGCAGGTGGCGCTGGACATGCTGGGCCGGCGCACTTACCACATCGTGCTGATGGACCTGAACATGCCGGGCCTGGACGGCTACACCGTCGCCGACAAGGTCCGCAACGAGGCCGGCCCCAACCAGGACGTGCGCATCATCGCCTACACGAGCGAGCCGTCGCACCTGGCCCGCGCCAAGGCGCTGAAGGGCGGCATGGACGGCTTCATCAGCAAGCCCTGCGCGCAGCTGCCGCTGCTGGCGGCGCTGCAGCAGGTGGTGCAGCAACCGCGCGGCGCCGCGCGCACCGAGCCGGGCCGGCTGGCCGGCCGCCGCATCCTGCTGGCCGACGACAGCGCCTTCAACCGCAAGGCCGTGGCGGCCTACCTGCGCAACGCCGCCGCCGACGTGATCGAAGTCGAACATGGGCAGGCGGTGCTGGACCAGCTGCAGGCCAACGATGGCTTCGACGCCGTCGTCGTCGACCTGCACATGCCGGGCATGGACGGCCTGGAGGCGGCGCATGCCATCCGCCATTCCGGCGAGCCCTGGGCGGCCGTGCCGGTCGTCGCGCTGACTGCGCATTCCGACGAGGAGGCGGTAGCCGCGGCGCGGGCCGCCGGCATGGACGCCTTCCTGGTGAAGCCGGTCGATTCCGCGCTGCTGTACGAGACGCTGGTGCGGCTGGTGGCCGGCACCGGCAAGGCGCTTCCGCCCCCCGAGCCGCCTGCCGTGGCCGCGCGCCCGGTGGTCCCGGAGATTCCCGAGGAAGGCCTGCTGAATGTGCAGCGCCTGGAAAGCTACCGCCGCCTGGGCATGCTGGAAGAACTGCTGACGGACTACCTGCCCGAGATGTCGCGGCTGGTCGGCGCCCTGCAGGACGCCGCCGCCAGCCAGGACCGGCAACGCAGCCTGGACGCCCTGCATTCGCTGCTGGGCATGAGCGGCGAGGCCGGTGCGCAGGCGCTCTACCAGCTGGTGCGCCGCCTGTACGTGCCACTGCTGGAACGCGACGAATGGCCCGACGCGCCGGCCTGGCTGGAACACCTGCAAGCCGTGGCGGTCCGTACGGACGCCGCGCTGAAAGCCTATTGCGCCACCGAAACCCGCAGTGACGGCGCCTGA
- a CDS encoding N-acyl amino acid synthase FeeM domain-containing protein — MVGAFLRFGAYIGTIRVLPLARNVAPCDKMIERHDIAPELLENAWEVGRLVVDPHYRGGPEFLRRCLFLTICDMLEHSRLDNLFASCTPVLARLYRRFGFRVLVKDAAQAGEGSYCLIHGHMPEVLRALAGNEGERELAEEMLIELEEEAMVLQ; from the coding sequence ATGGTCGGCGCCTTCCTGCGTTTCGGTGCGTACATAGGCACGATCCGCGTCCTTCCCCTGGCCCGGAACGTCGCGCCCTGCGACAAGATGATCGAGCGCCACGACATCGCCCCTGAGCTGCTCGAGAACGCCTGGGAGGTCGGCCGCCTCGTCGTCGACCCGCACTATCGGGGTGGCCCCGAATTCCTGCGCCGCTGCCTCTTCCTCACCATTTGCGACATGCTGGAGCACTCCCGGCTCGACAATCTCTTTGCGTCCTGCACCCCGGTGCTCGCGCGGCTGTACCGCCGCTTCGGCTTCCGCGTGCTGGTGAAGGACGCCGCGCAGGCTGGGGAGGGTTCCTACTGCCTGATCCACGGCCACATGCCCGAGGTGCTGCGGGCACTCGCCGGCAACGAGGGAGAACGCGAGCTCGCGGAGGAAATGCTGATCGAGCTCGAAGAAGAAGCGATGGTGCTGCAATGA
- a CDS encoding protein adenylyltransferase SelO has translation MDPLLADETATVNLGLPWQEGFAGLGPAFYTELAPTPLAAPALVSLNEPLARDLGLDPAQLASPPGVAALTGNVLFEGGRPLASVYSGHQFGVWAGQLGDGRAILLGEVQTPLGPQELQLKGSGRTPYSRMGDGRAVLRSSIREYLGSEAMQGLGVPTTRALSVTGSPQPVRREEIETAAVVLRVAPSFIRFGHFEHFSSREQYGELRQLADYVIDRYYPACRGCERLAGNPYANLLEQVSERTAALMAQWQAVGFCHGVMNTDNMSILGLTIDYGPFQYLDAFVPNHICNHSDESGRYAYNRQPNVAHWNLFCLGQALLPLVEDQELALAALESYKTVFPREMEGRMRAKLGLQGEQEADRQLIEDVLQLLAADRVDYPIFWRRLSRYVAGAPAEEVRDLFLARERIDGWLRQYDERLPDDRNTAARRMLATNPKYVLRNHLCELAIRQAKLNDFSAVEALLRLVRAPFDEHPEHEDMAGFPPDWASHIEISCSS, from the coding sequence ATGGACCCATTGCTTGCCGACGAGACGGCCACCGTGAACCTGGGCCTGCCCTGGCAGGAAGGCTTCGCCGGGCTGGGACCGGCTTTCTATACCGAACTCGCCCCCACCCCGCTGGCGGCGCCCGCCCTGGTATCACTCAACGAGCCCCTGGCCCGCGACCTCGGCCTGGACCCCGCGCAGCTCGCCTCGCCGCCGGGCGTGGCCGCCCTCACAGGTAACGTTTTGTTCGAGGGCGGCCGGCCGTTGGCCAGCGTCTACAGCGGCCACCAGTTCGGCGTCTGGGCCGGGCAGCTGGGGGATGGCCGCGCCATCCTGCTGGGCGAGGTGCAGACGCCGCTGGGCCCGCAGGAACTGCAACTGAAAGGCAGCGGCCGCACGCCCTACTCGCGCATGGGCGACGGCCGCGCCGTGCTGCGTTCGAGCATCCGCGAGTACCTGGGTTCCGAGGCCATGCAGGGCCTGGGAGTTCCCACCACGCGGGCACTGTCGGTCACCGGTTCGCCGCAGCCGGTGCGCCGCGAGGAGATCGAAACGGCCGCCGTGGTGCTGCGCGTCGCCCCCAGCTTCATCCGCTTCGGCCATTTCGAGCACTTCTCCTCGCGCGAGCAGTACGGCGAGTTGCGCCAACTGGCGGATTACGTCATCGACCGCTACTACCCCGCCTGCCGTGGCTGCGAGCGCCTGGCCGGCAACCCCTACGCGAACCTGCTGGAACAGGTCAGCGAGCGCACGGCGGCGCTGATGGCGCAGTGGCAGGCCGTGGGCTTCTGCCATGGCGTAATGAACACGGACAACATGAGCATCCTGGGGCTCACCATCGACTACGGCCCCTTCCAGTACCTGGACGCCTTCGTCCCCAACCACATCTGCAACCACAGCGACGAAAGCGGCCGCTACGCGTACAACCGCCAGCCCAACGTCGCCCACTGGAACCTGTTCTGCCTCGGCCAGGCGCTGCTGCCGCTGGTCGAGGACCAGGAACTGGCTTTGGCGGCGCTCGAGTCGTACAAGACGGTGTTCCCGCGCGAAATGGAAGGCCGCATGCGCGCCAAGCTGGGCCTGCAGGGCGAGCAGGAAGCTGACCGCCAGCTGATCGAGGACGTCCTGCAACTGCTGGCCGCCGACCGGGTCGATTACCCGATCTTCTGGCGCCGGCTTTCCCGCTACGTGGCCGGTGCGCCGGCGGAGGAAGTGCGCGACCTTTTCCTTGCCCGTGAAAGAATTGACGGCTGGCTCCGACAATACGACGAGCGCCTGCCGGACGATCGCAACACGGCCGCCAGGCGCATGCTCGCGACCAACCCCAAGTACGTGCTGCGCAACCATTTGTGCGAACTGGCCATCCGGCAAGCGAAACTAAACGACTTTTCCGCGGTCGAAGCCCTGCTGCGCTTGGTCCGGGCGCCGTTCGACGAACACCCGGAACACGAGGACATGGCCGGCTTCCCGCCCGACTGGGCTTCGCACATCGAGATCAGCTGCTCTTCATGA
- the msrB gene encoding peptide-methionine (R)-S-oxide reductase MsrB, which translates to MTDDYPIQKSDPEWKEILAAKGAEPGAFQVTRHAATERPFSGKYERVWADGSYHCICCGAKLFDADTKFDAGCGWPSFDRAVPGAIREIRDSTHGMIRTETVCAQCGAHLGHVFPDGPTDTGLRYCMNSASLDFHPQEKA; encoded by the coding sequence ATGACCGACGACTATCCGATCCAGAAATCCGACCCCGAGTGGAAGGAGATCCTGGCTGCCAAGGGCGCGGAGCCCGGCGCCTTCCAGGTGACCCGCCACGCCGCCACCGAGCGGCCCTTCAGCGGCAAGTACGAGCGCGTGTGGGCCGACGGCAGCTACCACTGCATCTGCTGCGGCGCCAAGCTGTTCGACGCCGACACCAAGTTCGACGCCGGCTGCGGCTGGCCCAGCTTCGACCGGGCGGTGCCCGGCGCGATCCGGGAGATCCGCGACAGCACCCACGGCATGATCCGCACCGAGACGGTCTGCGCGCAATGCGGCGCCCACCTCGGCCACGTGTTCCCCGACGGTCCCACCGACACCGGCTTGCGCTATTGCATGAACTCTGCCTCGCTGGACTTCCACCCGCAAGAAAAAGCCTGA
- a CDS encoding septation protein A: protein MKLLLDFFPIALFFVAFKLWGIYVATGVAIVATIAQIAYVRYSTGKVEPMQWLSLGIIVVFGGATILAHDDTFIKWKPTVLYWLMGGSLAVGMLGFRKNLLKSVMGSQLELPENAWRVMNWSWIVFFACMGVINLWVAFHYDTATWVNFKLFGGLGLMAVFVVAQAFYLGRYMKDDKAGAGEQP from the coding sequence ATGAAGCTGCTGCTCGACTTCTTCCCCATCGCCCTCTTCTTCGTCGCCTTCAAGCTCTGGGGCATCTACGTCGCCACCGGGGTGGCCATCGTGGCGACCATCGCGCAGATCGCGTACGTGCGCTACTCCACCGGCAAGGTGGAACCGATGCAGTGGCTGAGCCTGGGCATCATCGTGGTGTTCGGCGGCGCGACCATCCTGGCCCACGACGACACCTTCATCAAGTGGAAGCCGACGGTGCTGTACTGGCTGATGGGCGGCAGCCTCGCCGTGGGCATGCTGGGTTTCCGCAAGAACCTGCTGAAGTCCGTGATGGGCTCGCAGCTGGAACTGCCGGAAAACGCCTGGCGCGTGATGAACTGGAGCTGGATCGTCTTCTTCGCCTGCATGGGCGTGATCAACCTCTGGGTCGCCTTCCACTACGACACCGCGACCTGGGTCAACTTCAAGCTGTTCGGCGGCCTGGGCCTGATGGCCGTCTTCGTGGTGGCGCAGGCTTTCTACCTGGGCCGCTACATGAAGGACGACAAGGCGGGCGCCGGCGAACAACCATGA
- a CDS encoding BolA family protein, with protein sequence MSTGITAEAVRARLAEKLAPSQLEVIDESAQHLGHAGQDGTGSGTHFRVRIASPIFTGMPKVARHRLVYDALRDFLDRGMHALAIETL encoded by the coding sequence ATGAGCACTGGCATCACCGCCGAAGCCGTGCGAGCGCGGCTGGCGGAAAAACTCGCCCCGAGCCAGCTCGAAGTGATCGACGAAAGCGCCCAGCACCTGGGTCACGCGGGCCAGGACGGCACCGGTTCCGGCACCCATTTCCGGGTGCGGATCGCTTCACCTATCTTCACCGGGATGCCCAAGGTAGCCCGGCATCGCCTTGTGTATGATGCCCTGCGCGATTTCCTGGACCGCGGCATGCATGCGCTCGCGATCGAGACGCTCTGA
- a CDS encoding peptidylprolyl isomerase codes for MKKVILTAVAAAAIGMALPAAAQNVAIVNGKPVPMARVDMLKNQLEKAGRPVPKEAEGQLKDEVIAREIFMQEASKRGLDASEDYKAQMELARQTILIRELFADQQAKNPVTDEEIKAEYDKFVAANGGKEYKVRHILVENEADAKKIIADLKKGAKFDDLAKKMSKDPGSKDHGGDLDWAAAASYVPEFAEAITKLQKGQMTDAPVKSQFGWHVIRVDDIRQAQLPKFEEVKPQIAQQLQQQKLAQFQDSLRKGAKIE; via the coding sequence ATGAAAAAAGTCATCCTGACCGCGGTGGCCGCGGCCGCCATCGGCATGGCCCTGCCCGCCGCAGCCCAGAACGTCGCCATCGTCAACGGCAAGCCGGTGCCGATGGCTCGCGTCGACATGCTGAAGAACCAGCTGGAAAAGGCCGGCCGCCCGGTGCCCAAGGAAGCCGAGGGCCAGCTGAAGGATGAAGTGATCGCGCGCGAAATCTTCATGCAGGAAGCCTCCAAGCGCGGCCTGGACGCCAGCGAAGACTACAAGGCGCAGATGGAACTGGCCCGCCAGACCATCCTGATCCGCGAGCTGTTCGCCGACCAGCAGGCCAAGAACCCCGTCACCGACGAAGAGATCAAGGCCGAATACGACAAGTTCGTCGCGGCCAACGGCGGCAAGGAATACAAGGTTCGCCACATCCTGGTGGAAAACGAAGCGGACGCCAAGAAGATCATCGCCGACCTGAAGAAGGGCGCGAAGTTCGACGACCTGGCCAAGAAGATGTCCAAGGATCCGGGCTCCAAGGACCACGGCGGCGACCTCGACTGGGCCGCCGCTGCCAGCTACGTGCCGGAGTTCGCCGAGGCCATCACCAAGCTGCAGAAGGGCCAGATGACCGACGCGCCGGTGAAGTCGCAGTTCGGCTGGCACGTGATCCGCGTCGACGACATCCGCCAGGCGCAGCTGCCCAAGTTCGAGGAAGTGAAGCCCCAGATCGCGCAGCAGCTGCAGCAGCAGAAGCTGGCGCAGTTCCAGGATTCGCTGCGCAAGGGCGCGAAGATCGAGTAA
- a CDS encoding heparan-alpha-glucosaminide N-acetyltransferase, protein MPTKKTPRYDRIDALRGVAIVWMTVFHFCYDLNYFGWLHQDFLGDRFWTGQRTAIVSLFLFCAGLSQAVAVAQGQRWPRFWRRWSQVAGCALLVSVGTWFVFHARFIWFGVLHGIAAMLVVVRLTAHWGRWLWLAGAVAIGLAWVAPFAHVHWPALNVLNDPAFSWIGFVSRKPQTEDYVPLLPWLGVMWWGMAAGAWVLRERPQWVQGALPKAAGPLAWLGRWSLTWYMLHQPLLFGLVMLTRQ, encoded by the coding sequence GTGCCGACCAAGAAGACGCCCCGCTACGACCGCATCGACGCCCTGCGTGGCGTCGCCATCGTCTGGATGACGGTCTTCCACTTCTGCTACGACCTCAATTACTTCGGCTGGCTGCACCAGGACTTCCTGGGCGACCGCTTCTGGACCGGCCAGCGCACGGCCATCGTGAGCCTGTTCCTGTTCTGCGCCGGCCTGTCGCAGGCGGTGGCCGTGGCCCAGGGGCAGCGCTGGCCGCGCTTCTGGCGCCGCTGGTCGCAGGTGGCCGGCTGCGCGCTGCTGGTGAGCGTCGGCACCTGGTTCGTGTTCCATGCGCGCTTCATCTGGTTCGGCGTGCTGCACGGCATCGCGGCGATGCTGGTGGTCGTGCGGCTGACCGCGCACTGGGGCCGCTGGCTGTGGCTGGCCGGCGCGGTGGCCATCGGACTCGCCTGGGTCGCGCCCTTCGCGCACGTGCACTGGCCGGCGCTGAACGTGTTGAACGACCCCGCCTTCAGCTGGATCGGCTTCGTGTCGCGCAAGCCGCAGACCGAGGACTACGTGCCGCTGCTGCCCTGGCTGGGCGTGATGTGGTGGGGCATGGCCGCAGGCGCGTGGGTGCTGCGGGAGCGGCCGCAGTGGGTGCAGGGCGCGCTCCCGAAGGCGGCGGGGCCGCTGGCGTGGCTGGGGCGCTGGAGCCTGACGTGGTACATGCTGCACCAGCCGCTGCTGTTCGGCCTGGTGATGCTCACGCGCCAATGA
- a CDS encoding ABC transporter substrate-binding protein — translation MTRIRFLLLAVAATLLTACATAPSAPPAAVVSELGGTGKLRAAINFGNPILATRGPGGEPRGLSVDLATEAARRLGLPLELVTFNSAGMTVEAVKARKVDLAFVAIDPVRAADLDSTAPYVIIEGAYLVRNASPLQRNEEVDRPGTRVAVGRGSAYDLYLTRELKQATLVRTPTSPEVVDGFLAQNLDVAAGVKQQLEMDAKRVGGVRLLPGRFMVIEQAMGVPKGRTAAQAWLSSFIEEMKASGFVAESLKRHGVEGAVVAPPQAAR, via the coding sequence ATGACCCGAATCCGCTTCCTGCTGCTGGCCGTCGCGGCCACCCTGCTCACGGCTTGCGCCACGGCGCCTTCCGCGCCGCCGGCCGCGGTCGTCAGCGAACTCGGTGGCACCGGCAAGCTGCGTGCCGCCATCAACTTCGGCAACCCCATCCTCGCCACGCGCGGCCCGGGCGGCGAGCCACGCGGCCTGTCCGTGGACCTGGCGACCGAAGCCGCGCGCCGGCTCGGCCTGCCGCTGGAACTGGTCACCTTCAACTCCGCCGGCATGACGGTGGAAGCGGTGAAGGCGCGCAAGGTGGACCTGGCCTTCGTCGCCATCGACCCGGTGCGCGCGGCCGACCTGGACTCCACCGCGCCCTACGTCATCATCGAAGGCGCCTACCTGGTGCGCAACGCCTCGCCGCTGCAGCGCAACGAGGAAGTGGACCGGCCCGGGACGCGCGTCGCGGTGGGCCGCGGGAGCGCCTATGACCTGTACCTCACGCGCGAGCTGAAGCAGGCCACGTTGGTGCGCACGCCGACCTCGCCCGAAGTCGTCGATGGCTTCCTGGCGCAGAACCTGGACGTGGCTGCCGGCGTGAAGCAGCAGCTGGAAATGGACGCGAAACGCGTCGGCGGCGTCCGCCTGCTGCCGGGCCGCTTCATGGTCATCGAACAGGCCATGGGCGTGCCCAAGGGCCGCACGGCCGCCCAGGCCTGGCTCAGCAGCTTCATCGAGGAAATGAAGGCCTCCGGCTTCGTGGCGGAGTCGCTGAAGCGCCATGGCGTCGAAGGGGCGGTGGTAGCTCCGCCGCAGGCGGCCCGGTAA
- a CDS encoding peptidase U32 family protein: protein MSLLYHQLELLAPARDADIGIEAINHGADAVYIGGPDFGARVSASNTVQDIERLAKHAHRFGSRIFVTHNTILRDDELDAARKMAWDVYHAGADVLIIQDMGLLELDLPPIQLHASTQTDIRTVEKATFLQDVGFSQMVLARELTLEQIREIHAALDADRCKVEFFIHGALCVAYSGQCYISHAHTGRSANRGDCSQACRLPYQVVDSQGRFVAHDKHVLSMKDNNQSENLGALVDAGVRSFKIEGRYKDMGYVKNITAHYRKLFDQLIEDREASDFPVARASAGRTTFTFTPDPNQNFNREFTDYFVNGRKDDIGAFDSPKNPGQAIGWVTKVNADSVELELDDASKLLHNGDGLCYFDLQKELVGMALNRAEPLARLGAWRVFPKDPIAGMKDLRKGTQINRNRDMDWVRVLEKKSSDRRIGVWATFGETPDGFALRLTDEDGYLGEAAAPFDRQPARDATKGEEALREHLGRFGNTIFTALDIQLEVSASWFVPPSLINQLRRDAIISLEAARSAGYERPQRGQPVEPPVAYPEDTLTYLANVFNHKARDFYAKHGVNVIAAAYESHEEEGEVSLMITKHCVRWSMSLCPKQAKGVVGVKGTIKAEPLQLINGSEKLTLRFDCKPCEMHVVGKIKKAVLREAQAVPLKFYRTRPAA, encoded by the coding sequence ATGTCCCTCTTGTACCACCAGCTGGAGCTGCTTGCTCCGGCGCGCGATGCCGACATCGGCATCGAGGCGATCAACCATGGCGCCGACGCCGTCTACATCGGCGGCCCGGACTTCGGCGCACGCGTATCGGCCAGCAACACGGTGCAGGACATCGAACGCCTCGCGAAGCACGCGCACCGCTTCGGCAGCCGCATCTTCGTCACGCACAACACCATCCTGCGCGACGACGAGCTGGATGCCGCCCGCAAGATGGCCTGGGACGTCTACCACGCCGGCGCCGACGTGCTGATCATCCAGGACATGGGCCTGCTGGAACTGGACCTGCCGCCGATCCAGCTGCATGCCAGCACGCAGACCGACATCCGCACCGTGGAGAAAGCGACGTTCCTGCAGGACGTCGGCTTCTCGCAGATGGTGCTGGCCCGCGAGCTGACCCTGGAGCAGATCCGCGAGATCCACGCAGCGCTCGATGCGGATCGCTGCAAGGTGGAGTTCTTCATCCACGGCGCGCTGTGCGTGGCCTACAGCGGCCAGTGCTACATCAGCCACGCCCACACGGGCCGCAGCGCCAACCGCGGCGACTGCTCGCAGGCCTGCCGCCTGCCGTACCAGGTGGTGGACAGCCAAGGCCGCTTCGTCGCGCACGACAAGCACGTGCTCTCGATGAAGGACAACAACCAGAGCGAGAACCTCGGGGCGCTGGTGGATGCCGGCGTGCGCAGCTTCAAGATCGAGGGCCGCTACAAGGACATGGGCTACGTGAAGAACATCACGGCCCACTATCGCAAGCTGTTCGACCAGCTGATCGAGGACCGGGAAGCGTCGGATTTCCCGGTGGCGCGCGCCTCCGCCGGCCGCACCACCTTCACCTTCACGCCCGACCCCAACCAGAACTTCAACCGCGAGTTCACCGACTACTTCGTGAACGGGCGCAAGGACGACATCGGCGCCTTCGATTCGCCCAAGAACCCGGGCCAGGCGATCGGCTGGGTGACCAAGGTGAACGCGGATTCGGTGGAGCTGGAACTGGACGACGCCAGCAAGCTGCTGCACAACGGCGACGGCCTGTGCTACTTCGACCTGCAGAAGGAGCTGGTGGGCATGGCGCTGAACCGCGCCGAGCCGCTGGCCAGGCTGGGCGCCTGGCGCGTGTTCCCCAAGGACCCGATCGCGGGCATGAAGGACCTGCGCAAGGGCACGCAGATCAACCGCAACCGCGACATGGACTGGGTGCGGGTGCTGGAGAAGAAATCCAGCGACCGCCGCATCGGCGTTTGGGCCACCTTTGGCGAGACGCCGGACGGCTTCGCGCTGCGCCTGACCGACGAGGACGGTTACCTGGGCGAGGCTGCGGCGCCGTTCGACAGGCAGCCGGCGCGCGATGCCACCAAGGGCGAGGAAGCGCTGCGCGAACACCTGGGCCGCTTCGGCAACACCATCTTCACGGCGCTGGACATCCAGCTGGAAGTCTCGGCTTCCTGGTTCGTGCCGCCTTCGCTGATCAACCAGCTGCGCCGCGACGCCATCATCTCGCTGGAAGCCGCACGGTCTGCCGGCTACGAGCGTCCGCAGCGTGGCCAGCCGGTCGAACCGCCGGTGGCCTATCCCGAGGACACCCTCACCTATCTCGCCAACGTCTTCAACCACAAGGCACGCGACTTCTACGCGAAGCACGGCGTCAACGTGATCGCCGCGGCCTACGAGTCGCACGAGGAGGAAGGCGAGGTCAGCCTCATGATCACCAAGCACTGCGTGCGCTGGTCGATGAGCCTGTGCCCCAAGCAGGCCAAGGGGGTGGTGGGCGTCAAGGGCACGATCAAGGCGGAGCCGCTGCAGTTGATCAACGGCAGCGAGAAGCTCACCTTGCGCTTCGACTGCAAGCCCTGCGAGATGCACGTGGTCGGCAAGATCAAGAAGGCCGTGCTGCGGGAAGCGCAGGCGGTGCCCTTGAAGTTCTACAGGACGCGGCCCGCGGCTTGA